In the genome of Sphingomonas sp. BT-65, one region contains:
- a CDS encoding FMN-binding negative transcriptional regulator: MRPDQGVSEAMYRPPAFREDRLDILHDAIRAHPLGTLITGGPSGLIANVLPFSLRADPGGDVLRAHLAKANEQIVDLRAGTPALVMFQGPQAYVSPSWYPTKQDHGKVVPTWNYVIVQAWGTPAIIDDSKWVLDQIGELTAAHESERPEPWNVTDAPETFIAAQLKGIVGLELPIERIKGKWKTSQNQPEPNRLGVIDGLRRDGHHALADAVSAQATGR, encoded by the coding sequence ATGAGACCCGACCAGGGAGTCAGCGAAGCCATGTACCGTCCTCCAGCTTTCCGCGAAGACCGCTTGGACATCCTGCATGATGCCATCCGGGCACACCCGCTCGGCACGCTCATCACTGGCGGCCCATCGGGCCTGATCGCCAATGTCCTGCCGTTCAGCCTTCGCGCCGACCCCGGCGGCGACGTGCTGCGCGCCCATCTCGCCAAGGCGAACGAGCAGATCGTGGACTTGCGAGCCGGGACGCCCGCGCTGGTGATGTTCCAGGGCCCCCAAGCCTATGTCAGTCCTTCATGGTACCCGACCAAGCAGGACCATGGGAAAGTCGTACCAACCTGGAACTACGTCATCGTGCAGGCTTGGGGTACGCCGGCCATCATCGATGATTCGAAATGGGTGCTGGACCAGATTGGCGAGCTTACGGCCGCGCATGAAAGCGAACGGCCTGAACCATGGAACGTCACCGACGCGCCCGAGACCTTCATTGCCGCGCAGTTAAAGGGGATCGTCGGCCTGGAGCTGCCGATCGAACGCATCAAAGGCAAATGGAAGACCAGCCAGAACCAGCCGGAGCCGAACCGGCTTGGCGTTATCGACGGGCTGCGCCGTGACGGCCACCACGCGCTTGCGGATGCGGTGTCGGCGCAAGCAACCGGCCGCTAG
- a CDS encoding TspO/MBR family protein — MEIASKGQLRLAFLRWAIVTVPFILLLGFASGRLFPSGEANLWYQMLQKPAETPPGWVFPVAWTTLYVLLGLALAMIVNARGSRLRGPALALFAVQLAANLAWSPLFFGFHQVSAAQVLLGVIFVLALATTILFARIRKGAAWLMVPYLAWLCFAGVLNYKIDQLNPNAETLVPGQSAPQMAI, encoded by the coding sequence ATGGAGATTGCGTCCAAGGGTCAGTTGCGCCTCGCCTTTCTGCGCTGGGCGATCGTCACGGTACCGTTCATCCTGCTGCTCGGCTTCGCCTCGGGACGGCTGTTCCCGAGCGGGGAGGCGAATCTATGGTACCAGATGCTGCAGAAGCCCGCCGAGACCCCGCCGGGCTGGGTGTTCCCGGTGGCGTGGACCACGCTCTACGTGCTGCTCGGCCTCGCGCTGGCGATGATCGTCAACGCGCGCGGATCGCGGCTGCGCGGGCCGGCGCTGGCGCTGTTCGCGGTGCAGCTGGCGGCGAACCTTGCCTGGTCGCCGTTGTTCTTCGGCTTTCACCAGGTGTCGGCGGCGCAGGTGCTGCTTGGTGTGATCTTCGTGTTGGCGCTCGCCACCACGATCCTGTTCGCGCGGATCCGCAAGGGCGCAGCGTGGCTGATGGTGCCTTATCTGGCGTGGCTGTGCTTCGCGGGCGTGCTCAACTACAAGATCGACCAGCTGAACCCCAACGCCGAAACTCTTGTGCCGGGCCAATCCGCACCCCAAATGGCAATTTGA
- a CDS encoding accessory factor UbiK family protein gives MQSDNRIFDDFVKVINGAAGTFAGMAREGEAAARERFKGFVGGMDFVARDEFEAVKAMAAAARDENEVLKARIEALEAKLGGAAAAPAAKAAKAPKAAAPKKVRTKKGDADPAL, from the coding sequence ATGCAGAGCGATAACCGCATTTTCGACGACTTCGTGAAGGTCATCAACGGCGCGGCCGGAACCTTTGCGGGGATGGCGCGCGAGGGCGAGGCGGCGGCACGCGAGCGCTTCAAGGGCTTTGTCGGCGGCATGGACTTCGTCGCGCGCGACGAGTTCGAGGCGGTGAAGGCGATGGCCGCGGCGGCGCGCGACGAGAATGAAGTGCTCAAGGCGCGGATCGAGGCGCTCGAAGCGAAGCTGGGCGGCGCGGCTGCGGCGCCCGCTGCCAAGGCGGCGAAAGCCCCCAAGGCCGCGGCGCCGAAGAAGGTGCGGACCAAGAAGGGCGATGCCGATCCGGCGCTGTAA
- a CDS encoding YbjN domain-containing protein has translation MLDESEYERDDAAPIDMLENYYAAHGWSHEREDDEIVARVKGSWTEYELRAIWREDDGVLQFLAFPDVRVPDERRSDIYEAIGLVNEQLWIGHFELWSSSGILLFRHAAMIAGEDGGSMTLAQAELLIESAIDECERFYPVFQFVLWGGKSPKEALAAALIETQGEA, from the coding sequence ATGCTCGACGAGAGCGAATATGAGCGCGACGATGCCGCGCCGATCGACATGCTGGAAAACTATTACGCGGCGCATGGCTGGAGCCATGAGCGCGAGGACGACGAGATCGTCGCCCGCGTAAAGGGCAGCTGGACCGAATATGAGCTGCGTGCGATCTGGCGCGAGGACGACGGGGTGCTCCAGTTCCTGGCGTTCCCCGACGTGCGCGTGCCCGATGAGCGGCGCAGCGACATCTACGAGGCGATCGGGCTGGTCAACGAGCAGCTGTGGATCGGTCATTTCGAGCTGTGGTCGTCGAGCGGCATCCTGCTGTTCCGCCACGCCGCGATGATCGCGGGCGAGGACGGCGGATCGATGACGCTCGCCCAAGCCGAGCTGCTGATCGAGAGCGCGATCGACGAGTGCGAGCGCTTCTACCCCGTATTCCAGTTCGTGCTGTGGGGCGGGAAGTCGCCCAAGGAAGCGCTGGCGGCGGCGCTGATCGAGACACAGGGCGAGGCGTAG